One Melanotaenia boesemani isolate fMelBoe1 chromosome 8, fMelBoe1.pri, whole genome shotgun sequence DNA segment encodes these proteins:
- the LOC121645076 gene encoding palmdelphin-like: MEDSDLLRERFHAITAKHRIQEYIHQKKLELDQEKLKLQHLRKMILKEQWLLQESEFFNTQQQDLASNYSQTRALQLSIHRTEKEVECLERQEGMISANECFILNRLKALQKGPDDIIKEANRSFVLEPLQVTKVMPGDPDVPNPPANKPNEPSTQERGSHNQRCISEQVEQSPGSATMLCQIKQQNYHLNPNKRKERGFPNPRDEREDQEGRYRNHILKGTLAETDFTSRGRWRRNPHDELCYCHHAVNHEGQGHYHGNGRDHNYSQYSNSMSRHSRVINDSSSSRQLPQRSQHQEGATAHQPQQSSAPDSLIPADDNIHELDCQTPPSRQATRVPSLVLVDHSPCTMLSSLQITEPITAIFMGFQTAQDDSGQVQEFEGILKAELILIQDNKDHGEASSMTETKDCPQVPTGHSASRNVGDGDRWTERRLGVRKIKESHKPCCSVC; this comes from the exons AAGATGATCCTGAAGGAGCAGTGGCTGCTGCAGGAGTCCGAGTTCTTCAATACACAGCAGCAGGACCTGGCATCCAACTACAGTCAGACCAGAGCTCTGCAGCTTAGCATCCACAG GACTGAGAAGGAGGTGGAGTGTTTGGAGAGACAGGAGGGCATGATTTCTGCTAATGAGTGCTTCATCCTAAACAGACTGAAGGCTCTGCAGAAAGGTCCAGATGACATTATCAAA GAGGCCAACAGGAGCTTTGTTTTGG AGCCATTACAGGTGACCAAGGTTATGCCTGGTGATCCGGACGTCCCCAATCCACCAGCCAACAAGCCCAATGAGCCAAGCACACAAGAAAGA GGGTCCCACAACCAGAGATGTATTTCTGAGCAGGTGGAACAATCTCCTGGAAGTGCCACGATGCTCTGTCAAATAAAGCAACAAAACTACCACCTTAATCCCAACAAGAGGAAGGAGCGTGGCTTTCCCAACCCCCGCGATGAGAGAGAAGACCAGGAAGGACGTTACAGGAACCATATCCTCAAAGGCACCTTAGCAGAGACAGACTTTACCTCCAGGGGACGCTGGAGAAGAAACCCACATGATGAGCTCTGCTATTGTCATCATGCTGTGAACCACGAGGGTCAGGGtcattaccatggcaacgggagAGATCACAATTACAGCCAATACAGCAACAGCATGTCAAGACACAGCAGAGTGATAAATGACAGCAGCTCTAGTCGCCAACTTCCTCAGAGATCACAACACCAGGAGGGAGCAACAGCACACCAACCTCAGCAGAGCTCAGCTCCAGACTCTCTCATTCCTGCTGATGATAACATCCATGAACTCGACTGCCAAACGCCGCCATCCCGCCAGGCAACCAGAGTCCCCTCCCTGGTTCTAGTAGACCACAGTCCTTGCACAATGCTCTCCAGCTTGCAGATCACTGAGCCAATCACAGCCATATTCATGGGCTTCCAGACAGCTCAAGATGACAGTGGGCAGGTTCAGGAGTTTGAGGGCATCCTGAAGGCGGAGCTAATTCTTATTCAGGACAACAAAGACCATGGTGAGGCCAGCAGCATGACAGAAACTAAGGACTGTCCACAGGTTCCAACAGGACACTCAGCCAGCAGAAACGTGGGAGATGGAGATAGATGGACGGAGAGACGGCTGGGTGTCAGAAAGATTAAAGAAAGTCACAAGCCATGCTGCAGTGTCTGCTAA